From Streptomyces sp. 6-11-2, one genomic window encodes:
- the fabG gene encoding 3-oxoacyl-[acyl-carrier-protein] reductase: MSRSVLVTGGNRGIGLAIAHAFADAGDKVAITYRSGEPPAALKEMGCLAVRCDITDPEQVEQAYKEIEAEHGPVEVLVANAGVTKDQLLMRMSEEDFTSVLETNLTGTFRVVKRANRGMLRAKKGRVVLISSVVGLLGSAGQANYAASKAGLVGFARSLARELGSRNITFNVVAPGFVDTDMTRALSDEQRENIMGQVPLGRYAQPEEIAAAVRFLASDDASYITGAVIPVDGGLGMGH; encoded by the coding sequence TTGAGCCGCTCGGTTCTCGTCACCGGAGGCAACCGGGGGATCGGCCTCGCCATCGCCCACGCGTTCGCCGACGCCGGCGACAAGGTCGCCATCACCTACCGTTCGGGGGAGCCGCCGGCCGCCCTCAAGGAAATGGGCTGCCTCGCCGTCAGGTGCGACATCACCGACCCCGAGCAGGTGGAGCAGGCCTACAAGGAGATCGAGGCCGAGCACGGCCCCGTCGAGGTCCTCGTCGCCAACGCCGGCGTCACCAAGGACCAGCTCCTGATGCGCATGTCCGAGGAGGACTTCACCTCGGTCCTCGAGACCAACCTCACCGGCACCTTCCGGGTCGTCAAGCGGGCCAACCGCGGCATGCTGCGCGCCAAGAAGGGCCGTGTCGTGCTGATCTCCTCGGTGGTCGGTCTGCTCGGCTCGGCGGGCCAGGCCAACTACGCCGCCTCCAAGGCCGGCCTGGTCGGCTTCGCGCGGTCCCTCGCCCGTGAGCTGGGTTCGCGCAACATCACCTTCAACGTCGTCGCCCCCGGTTTCGTCGACACCGACATGACCCGGGCGCTCTCCGACGAACAGCGCGAGAACATCATGGGGCAGGTGCCGCTCGGCCGGTACGCCCAGCCCGAGGAGATCGCCGCGGCGGTGCGGTTCCTCGCCTCGGACGACGCCTCGTACATCACTGGAGCCGTCATTCCCGTTGACGGCGGACTGGGAATGGGTCACTGA
- the fabI gene encoding enoyl-ACP reductase FabI: protein MSGILEGKRVLITGVLMESSIAFHAAKLAQEQGAEIILTAFPRPTLTERIAKKLPKPTKVIELDVTNDEHLGRLADIVGEELGGLDGVVHSIGFAPQDALGGNFLNTPFESVSTAMHVSAFSLKSLTMACLPLMQNGGSVVGLTFDAQYAWPQYDWMGPAKAALEATSRYMARDLGKQNIRCNLISAGPIGSMAAKSIPGFGELASVWDTRAPLEWDLKDPEPAGRGIVALLSDWFPKTTGEIIHVDGGLHAIGA, encoded by the coding sequence ATGAGCGGAATCCTCGAGGGCAAGCGCGTCCTGATCACCGGTGTGCTGATGGAGTCCTCCATCGCCTTCCACGCCGCCAAGCTGGCCCAGGAGCAGGGCGCGGAGATCATCCTCACCGCCTTCCCGCGGCCCACGCTGACCGAGCGCATCGCCAAGAAGCTCCCGAAGCCGACCAAGGTCATCGAGCTCGACGTCACCAACGACGAGCACCTGGGCCGCCTGGCCGACATCGTCGGCGAGGAGCTCGGCGGCCTCGACGGCGTCGTCCACTCCATCGGCTTCGCGCCGCAGGACGCGCTGGGCGGCAACTTCCTCAACACGCCGTTCGAGTCGGTCTCCACCGCCATGCACGTCTCGGCGTTCTCCCTGAAGTCGCTGACCATGGCCTGCCTGCCGCTGATGCAGAACGGCGGCTCGGTCGTCGGCCTCACCTTCGACGCCCAGTACGCCTGGCCGCAGTACGACTGGATGGGCCCGGCCAAGGCCGCCCTGGAGGCGACCAGCCGCTACATGGCGCGCGACCTGGGCAAGCAGAACATCCGCTGCAACCTCATCTCCGCGGGCCCGATCGGCTCCATGGCCGCCAAGTCCATCCCGGGCTTCGGCGAGCTGGCCTCGGTGTGGGACACCCGTGCCCCGCTGGAGTGGGACCTGAAGGACCCCGAGCCGGCCGGCCGGGGCATCGTGGCCCTGCTGAGCGACTGGTTCCCGAAGACCACCGGCGAGATCATCCACGTCGACGGCGGTCTGCACGCCATCGGCGCGTGA
- a CDS encoding FadR/GntR family transcriptional regulator, whose amino-acid sequence MPLTHPRRSALSEQVIAALRSQITTGEWPVGSRIPTEPELVEQLGVARNTVREAVRALAHNGLLDIRQGSGTYVVATSELAGVMHRRFAEADPRHIAELRSALESAAAGLAAERRTEKDLKQLHAQFLRREQAWESGDTEAFVTADATFHLAVVAASHNDVMTATYADLGEVLRDWLRADIGAELTPDTYMDHTRLLDAIREGDAETAAAEAASYALLCRTGRIPSPAGK is encoded by the coding sequence ATGCCACTGACCCATCCGCGCCGGTCGGCGCTGTCCGAACAGGTCATCGCCGCCCTGCGCAGCCAGATCACCACGGGCGAGTGGCCGGTCGGCTCCCGCATCCCGACGGAGCCGGAGCTGGTGGAGCAACTCGGTGTGGCCCGCAACACGGTCCGCGAGGCGGTCCGGGCGCTGGCCCACAACGGCCTGCTGGACATCCGCCAGGGTTCGGGCACGTACGTCGTGGCGACCAGCGAGCTGGCGGGCGTGATGCACCGCAGGTTCGCCGAGGCGGATCCGCGGCACATCGCCGAACTGCGTTCCGCGCTGGAGTCGGCCGCGGCCGGGCTGGCCGCCGAGCGGCGCACCGAGAAGGACCTCAAGCAGCTCCACGCGCAGTTCCTGCGCCGCGAGCAGGCCTGGGAGTCCGGTGACACGGAGGCGTTCGTGACCGCGGACGCCACGTTCCACCTGGCGGTGGTGGCCGCGTCCCACAACGACGTCATGACGGCGACGTACGCGGATCTGGGCGAGGTGCTGCGGGACTGGCTGCGCGCGGACATCGGCGCGGAGCTGACGCCGGACACGTACATGGACCACACCCGGCTGCTCGACGCGATCCGTGAGGGCGACGCCGAGACGGCCGCCGCCGAGGCCGCGAGCTACGCGCTGCTGTGCCGTACGGGCCGGATCCCTTCGCCCGCCGGCAAGTGA
- a CDS encoding CynX/NimT family MFS transporter: MPREETTRTTTPTTARIPAATTGSRDIPEPEPHGRRASGGGATRAWMTRLVVVGLVLSALNLRPAITSLGALLEEVRHGLGMSGSVAGVLTSVPPLCFAVFGVMAPRLARRFGPAAVVCSGMVAIAAGLAVRPYVGSTAAFVAASALALMGIAVSNVLMPVIVKRWFPDRVGTMTGLYSMALALGTSAAAAVTVPLTGALGGNWRSGLSVWALLAAVAVLPWLPVVRDRSRSTAQAPARTGAASGETARAREAQAPALRIARSRTAWALAVFFGLQATAAYITMGWMAQIFRDAGVPAGKAGLLLAVTMAMGVPLAFVIPRLATRLPHQGPIVLVLGVCGLVGYGGLYLAPATGSWAWALLLGIANCAFPLALTMVGMRARTGPGVAQLSAFAQSTGYLISIPGPLLVGVLYQSSGGWGLPIALMAGLMVPQMVVGYVAGRDRTVEDEAAR; the protein is encoded by the coding sequence ATGCCACGCGAGGAAACGACCCGCACGACGACACCGACGACCGCACGCATCCCGGCCGCGACCACCGGTTCCAGGGACATCCCGGAGCCGGAACCGCACGGACGGCGAGCGTCCGGTGGCGGCGCCACGCGCGCGTGGATGACGCGCCTGGTCGTCGTCGGCCTCGTGCTGTCCGCGCTGAACCTCCGCCCCGCCATCACCAGCCTCGGCGCGCTCCTGGAGGAGGTGCGCCACGGGCTCGGCATGAGCGGCAGCGTGGCCGGAGTGCTCACCTCCGTGCCCCCGCTCTGCTTCGCCGTCTTCGGCGTCATGGCACCCCGGCTGGCCCGCCGCTTCGGACCGGCCGCCGTGGTGTGCTCGGGCATGGTCGCCATCGCCGCCGGACTGGCGGTACGGCCCTACGTGGGCAGCACGGCCGCGTTCGTCGCCGCCAGCGCGCTGGCCCTCATGGGCATCGCCGTCAGCAACGTCCTGATGCCGGTCATCGTCAAGCGCTGGTTCCCCGACCGGGTCGGCACCATGACCGGCCTGTACTCGATGGCCCTCGCCCTCGGCACCTCGGCCGCCGCCGCGGTGACCGTGCCGCTGACCGGGGCGCTCGGCGGCAACTGGCGGTCCGGGCTCTCCGTGTGGGCCCTGCTCGCCGCGGTGGCGGTGCTGCCATGGCTGCCGGTGGTACGGGACCGGTCCCGGTCCACCGCGCAGGCGCCGGCCCGCACCGGAGCCGCGTCCGGGGAAACGGCCCGCGCGCGGGAGGCGCAGGCCCCGGCGCTGCGCATCGCCCGCAGCCGTACCGCCTGGGCCCTGGCCGTCTTCTTCGGACTCCAGGCCACCGCCGCCTACATCACCATGGGCTGGATGGCGCAGATCTTCCGGGACGCGGGCGTCCCCGCCGGCAAGGCCGGACTGCTCCTCGCCGTCACCATGGCGATGGGCGTGCCGCTGGCCTTCGTCATCCCGCGCCTGGCCACCCGGCTGCCCCACCAGGGCCCGATCGTGCTGGTGCTCGGCGTCTGCGGCCTGGTCGGCTACGGCGGTCTCTATCTCGCGCCCGCCACCGGCTCCTGGGCCTGGGCCCTGCTCCTCGGCATCGCCAACTGCGCCTTCCCGCTCGCGCTCACGATGGTGGGCATGCGGGCCAGGACCGGTCCGGGCGTGGCCCAGCTGTCCGCGTTCGCGCAGAGCACCGGCTACCTGATCTCCATCCCGGGTCCGCTGCTGGTCGGCGTGCTGTACCAGAGCAGCGGCGGCTGGGGGCTGCCCATCGCGCTCATGGCCGGACTGATGGTGCCGCAGATGGTGGTCGGTTACGTGGCGGGCCGCGACCGCACGGTGGAGGACGAGGCGGCGCGCTGA
- a CDS encoding SGM_5486 family transporter-associated protein, with the protein MQPVLDPNPKDGQRKMLFVLGTFFAIFVIIAVVATLAAP; encoded by the coding sequence ATGCAGCCTGTGCTCGACCCGAACCCCAAGGACGGCCAGAGGAAGATGCTGTTCGTCCTCGGCACGTTCTTCGCCATCTTCGTGATCATCGCCGTCGTCGCCACCCTCGCGGCGCCGTGA
- a CDS encoding histidine phosphatase family protein — translation MSVAEPRRIVLFRHAKADWPQVTDHERPLAERGRKDAAVAGRKLADAGVAFDLALCSTTTRTRETWKLAVHELPHRPKTVYEERVYDASPGELITVLNETPDDARSVILIGHNPGIQGLAEVLSGSAEGDARERMSRRGFPAAAFAVVSFDGSWKALEPGVATLLDYWAPSE, via the coding sequence ATGAGCGTCGCAGAACCCCGCAGGATTGTCCTTTTCCGGCATGCGAAAGCCGACTGGCCGCAGGTGACCGACCACGAACGACCACTCGCCGAGCGGGGCCGCAAGGACGCCGCAGTCGCCGGTCGCAAACTGGCCGACGCCGGTGTCGCCTTCGACCTGGCCCTGTGCTCGACCACGACCCGAACCCGCGAGACCTGGAAGCTCGCCGTCCACGAGTTGCCGCATCGGCCGAAGACGGTCTACGAGGAGCGGGTCTACGACGCCTCGCCCGGTGAGCTGATCACCGTGCTCAACGAGACGCCGGACGATGCACGGAGCGTGATCCTCATCGGCCACAACCCGGGCATCCAGGGCCTTGCCGAGGTGCTGTCCGGTTCGGCCGAGGGCGACGCCCGCGAACGGATGAGCCGCCGTGGATTCCCGGCCGCCGCGTTCGCCGTGGTGTCCTTCGACGGCTCCTGGAAGGCCCTGGAGCCGGGTGTGGCCACACTGCTCGACTACTGGGCGCCGTCGGAGTAG
- the serB gene encoding phosphoserine phosphatase SerB — translation MSASQTSADPTLLVKIFGKDRPGITAGLFDTLAAYSVDVVDIEQVVTRGRIVLCALVTQPPAALEGDLRATVHSWAESMKMQAEIISGRGDNRPRGLGRSLVTVLGHPLTAEATARIAARITRAGGNIDRIFRLAKYPVTAVEFAVSGVETEPLRTALATEAAALGVDVAVVGAGLHRRAQRLVVMDVDSTLIQDEVIELFAGHAGCEDKVAEVTAAAMRGELDFEQSLHARVALLEGLDASVVDKVRSEVRLTPGARTLIRTLKRLGYQVGVVSGGFTQVTDDLKERLGLDFAQANTLEIVDGKLTGRVTGEIVDRAGKARLLRRFAAEAGVPLSQTVAIGDGANDLDMLNAAGLGVAFNAKPVVREAAHTAVNVPFLDTVLYLLGVTREEVEAADAHEES, via the coding sequence ATGAGCGCTTCGCAGACCTCTGCCGATCCCACCCTCCTCGTCAAGATCTTCGGGAAGGACAGGCCGGGCATCACGGCCGGCCTCTTCGACACCCTCGCCGCCTACTCCGTCGACGTGGTCGACATCGAGCAGGTCGTCACCCGTGGCCGGATCGTGCTCTGCGCGCTCGTCACCCAGCCGCCCGCCGCGCTGGAGGGCGACCTGCGGGCCACCGTGCACAGCTGGGCCGAGTCGATGAAGATGCAGGCGGAGATCATCTCCGGCCGCGGCGACAACCGGCCGCGTGGCCTCGGACGCTCCCTGGTCACCGTTCTCGGCCACCCGCTCACCGCGGAGGCGACCGCTCGGATCGCCGCACGGATCACCCGGGCCGGCGGCAACATCGACCGTATCTTCCGGCTGGCCAAGTACCCGGTGACGGCAGTGGAGTTCGCGGTGTCCGGCGTGGAGACGGAGCCGCTGCGCACCGCTCTCGCGACGGAGGCCGCGGCACTCGGTGTCGATGTCGCGGTCGTCGGGGCGGGCCTGCACCGGCGGGCCCAGCGCCTGGTCGTCATGGACGTGGACTCCACGCTCATCCAGGACGAGGTGATCGAACTGTTCGCCGGGCACGCCGGCTGCGAGGACAAGGTCGCCGAAGTGACGGCGGCGGCGATGCGCGGCGAGCTGGACTTCGAGCAGTCGCTGCACGCCCGTGTGGCACTGCTGGAGGGGCTGGACGCCTCCGTGGTGGACAAGGTGCGCAGCGAGGTACGCCTGACGCCGGGCGCGCGCACCCTGATCCGTACGCTCAAGCGGCTCGGTTACCAGGTCGGCGTCGTCTCGGGCGGCTTCACTCAGGTCACGGACGATCTGAAGGAACGGCTCGGGCTGGACTTCGCGCAGGCCAACACCCTGGAGATCGTCGACGGGAAGCTGACCGGCCGGGTCACCGGCGAGATCGTCGACCGGGCGGGCAAGGCGCGGCTGCTGCGCCGGTTCGCCGCCGAGGCGGGCGTTCCGCTGTCGCAGACGGTCGCGATCGGTGACGGCGCGAACGACCTGGACATGCTCAACGCGGCCGGTCTCGGGGTCGCCTTCAATGCCAAGCCGGTGGTGCGGGAGGCGGCGCACACGGCGGTGAACGTGCCGTTCCTCGACACCGTCCTCTACCTGCTCGGGGTCACCCGCGAAGAGGTCGAGGCGGCGGACGCGCACGAGGAGAGCTGA
- a CDS encoding FHA domain-containing protein, giving the protein MPELVLETNGRTWTLDPSRSYTLGRDPQGDIVFDDARVSWRHATVSFNGRSWVIDDHGSTNGTFAQGRRIHQLELGPGAAVHLGNATDGPLLSLSGAAAPAATPQAQPQQQPYAAQGANPGWAQQAPQQQSPQASWQEPQQGQQAPSIPQQQGPGSGAGAPPVYGDRSPTTFHQFSLGRVMRIGRALENDLVVSDLQVSRNHAEFHATPDGRFEIRDLGSHNGTYVNGHPVPKGGSVQLGPTDIVGVGHSTFRIVGDRLEEFVDTGEVSFSARHLTVTVDGGKQILRDVSFGLPEKSLVGVIGPSGSGKSTLLKALTGYRPADQGEVLYDHRNLYKQFAELRQRIGLVPQDDILHKELAVKKALRYAAKLRFPADTTAAEREARIDEVLRELKLDVHKDKKVTSLSGGQRKRVSVALELLTKPSLIFLDEPTSGLDPGMDRDVMQLLRGLADDGRTVLVVTHSVAELALCDKLLVMAPGGAVAYFGPPEEALNFFGYDTWADVFSAFENYRDYDWAGRWKGSQHYQMYAADVDAVEPQSVHMPPPQAIRPPKPQGWGSQLMTLIRRYASVIASDKGFLALSLILPAVLGAVSLLIDHNRGLLVNEQINRTTGLHVPNGTATTVLLILAVGACFAGAANSVRELIKERVIYERERATGLSRSAYLMSKVIVLGAVTVIQGLMVGVIGFSSREIPEQGLILGNATLFELCLPIMALGFTSMMFGLVISSLVKTAEKTMPLLVMFAIVQVVFTGCLFTLNGTIGVNEFSYLMPSRWAVAAAGTTLDFNNIAPNTDDPTSTDPLWDHTASAWGIDMVALIALGVVCGFLVARFLRRHEPEVMRK; this is encoded by the coding sequence GTGCCGGAACTCGTACTGGAAACCAATGGACGGACCTGGACGCTCGACCCGTCCCGGTCCTACACCCTGGGACGCGATCCGCAGGGGGACATCGTGTTCGACGACGCCAGGGTCTCCTGGCGTCACGCCACGGTCAGCTTCAACGGCCGCAGTTGGGTCATCGATGACCACGGGAGCACCAACGGCACCTTCGCGCAGGGCCGTCGGATCCACCAGCTGGAACTCGGGCCGGGCGCGGCCGTCCATCTCGGCAACGCGACCGACGGGCCGCTGCTGAGCCTTTCCGGCGCCGCGGCCCCGGCGGCGACGCCGCAGGCCCAGCCGCAGCAGCAGCCGTACGCGGCCCAGGGCGCGAACCCCGGCTGGGCGCAGCAGGCGCCGCAGCAGCAGTCCCCGCAGGCCAGTTGGCAGGAACCGCAGCAGGGGCAGCAGGCGCCGTCGATCCCGCAGCAGCAGGGCCCCGGCAGCGGCGCGGGGGCGCCGCCGGTCTACGGCGACCGCAGCCCGACGACCTTCCACCAGTTCTCGCTCGGCCGCGTGATGCGCATCGGCCGTGCCCTGGAGAACGACCTGGTCGTCTCCGACCTCCAGGTCTCCCGCAACCACGCGGAGTTCCACGCCACGCCCGACGGCCGCTTCGAGATCCGCGACCTGGGCTCGCACAACGGCACGTACGTCAACGGCCACCCGGTCCCCAAGGGCGGCTCGGTGCAGCTCGGCCCGACCGACATCGTCGGCGTCGGCCACTCGACGTTCCGGATCGTCGGCGACCGGCTGGAGGAGTTCGTCGACACCGGCGAGGTGTCCTTCTCCGCCCGCCACCTGACCGTGACGGTCGACGGCGGCAAGCAGATCCTCAGGGACGTCTCCTTCGGCCTCCCCGAGAAGTCGCTGGTCGGAGTCATCGGCCCGTCCGGTTCCGGCAAGTCGACCCTGCTGAAGGCGCTCACCGGTTACCGGCCCGCCGACCAGGGCGAGGTCCTCTACGACCACCGGAACCTGTACAAGCAGTTCGCCGAGCTGCGCCAGCGCATCGGCCTGGTCCCGCAGGACGACATCCTGCACAAGGAACTGGCCGTGAAGAAGGCCCTGAGGTACGCGGCCAAGCTGCGCTTCCCGGCCGACACGACGGCCGCCGAGCGCGAGGCCCGCATAGACGAGGTGCTGCGCGAGCTGAAGCTGGACGTCCACAAGGACAAGAAGGTCACCTCCCTCTCGGGCGGCCAGCGCAAGCGCGTCTCGGTGGCCCTGGAGCTGCTCACCAAGCCGTCGCTGATCTTCCTGGACGAGCCGACGTCCGGTCTCGACCCGGGCATGGACCGCGATGTCATGCAGTTGCTGCGGGGACTCGCGGACGACGGCCGCACGGTCCTCGTCGTCACGCACTCGGTGGCCGAGCTGGCCCTGTGCGACAAGCTGCTGGTGATGGCGCCGGGCGGCGCCGTGGCCTACTTCGGTCCGCCGGAGGAGGCGCTGAACTTCTTCGGCTACGACACCTGGGCCGATGTGTTCTCCGCCTTCGAGAACTACCGCGACTACGACTGGGCGGGCCGCTGGAAGGGCTCGCAGCACTACCAGATGTACGCCGCGGACGTCGACGCCGTCGAGCCGCAGTCCGTACACATGCCTCCGCCGCAGGCCATCAGGCCGCCCAAGCCGCAGGGCTGGGGCTCGCAGCTGATGACCCTGATCCGCCGGTACGCGTCGGTGATCGCCTCCGACAAGGGCTTCCTGGCGCTGTCGCTGATCCTGCCGGCGGTGCTCGGCGCGGTCAGCCTGCTCATCGACCACAACCGCGGACTGCTGGTCAACGAGCAGATCAACCGGACGACGGGGCTGCACGTCCCGAACGGCACGGCGACCACGGTGCTGCTGATCCTCGCGGTCGGCGCCTGTTTCGCGGGCGCCGCGAACTCCGTCCGCGAACTGATCAAGGAACGGGTCATCTACGAGCGGGAACGTGCCACCGGCCTGTCCCGCTCGGCGTACCTGATGTCCAAGGTGATCGTGCTCGGCGCGGTCACCGTGATCCAGGGCCTGATGGTCGGCGTGATCGGCTTCTCCAGCCGCGAGATCCCCGAGCAGGGCCTGATCCTGGGCAACGCCACACTGTTCGAGCTGTGCCTGCCGATCATGGCGCTCGGCTTCACCTCGATGATGTTCGGCCTGGTCATCTCCTCGCTGGTGAAGACCGCCGAGAAGACCATGCCGCTGCTGGTGATGTTCGCCATCGTCCAGGTCGTGTTCACCGGCTGCCTGTTCACGCTGAACGGCACCATCGGCGTCAACGAGTTCTCGTACCTGATGCCGTCGCGCTGGGCGGTGGCCGCCGCCGGTACCACGCTGGACTTCAACAACATCGCCCCGAACACCGACGATCCGACGAGCACCGACCCGCTGTGGGACCACACGGCTTCCGCCTGGGGCATCGACATGGTCGCGCTGATCGCGCTCGGTGTCGTGTGCGGCTTCCTGGTGGCGCGCTTCCTGCGCCGCCACGAGCCGGAGGTCATGCGCAAGTAA
- a CDS encoding transglycosylase SLT domain-containing protein: MPANFRRHSRALAQPRKIAVAGVAVLGAAAVAFSAAPSQAEPTSSVAAAPVQLGSQPIQGVKASVTDQLAGESVKIQAIAAKKQAAVKQQARAAALHKAKAAHEAKQAASRSAKRPQMQTVAVHTSYGNNLDGWIRQALAVMKQHNIPGSYSGLHRNIMRESSGNPNAINNWDINARNGIPSKGLLQVIGPTFNAYHVPGTSKNIYDPVANITAAANYAAHRYGSIDHVNSAY, encoded by the coding sequence ATGCCCGCAAACTTCCGTCGTCACAGTCGTGCCCTGGCCCAGCCCCGCAAGATCGCCGTCGCCGGCGTCGCCGTCCTCGGTGCGGCCGCAGTGGCCTTCTCGGCCGCACCCAGCCAGGCCGAACCGACGAGCAGCGTCGCCGCCGCCCCGGTGCAGCTCGGCTCCCAGCCGATCCAGGGCGTCAAGGCCAGCGTCACCGACCAGCTCGCGGGCGAGAGCGTGAAGATCCAGGCGATCGCGGCCAAGAAGCAGGCCGCCGTGAAGCAGCAGGCCCGGGCCGCCGCCCTGCACAAGGCCAAGGCCGCGCACGAGGCCAAGCAGGCCGCGAGCCGGTCCGCCAAGCGCCCGCAGATGCAGACGGTCGCCGTCCACACCAGCTACGGCAACAACCTGGACGGCTGGATCCGGCAGGCGCTCGCCGTCATGAAGCAGCACAACATCCCCGGCTCCTACAGCGGCCTGCACCGCAACATCATGCGCGAGTCCTCGGGCAACCCGAACGCCATCAACAACTGGGACATCAACGCGCGCAACGGCATCCCGTCCAAGGGTCTGCTCCAGGTCATCGGCCCGACCTTCAACGCGTACCACGTGCCCGGCACGTCCAAGAACATCTACGACCCCGTCGCCAACATCACCGCCGCCGCCAACTACGCGGCGCACCGGTACGGCTCCATCGACCACGTCAACAGCGCGTACTGA
- a CDS encoding GAF domain-containing sensor histidine kinase, which translates to MSQGPRSGLAAVSAALLAMSRHLEVRDVLKTIVASARELLDAQYAALGVPDDHGGFAQFVVDGVSDEQWRAIGPLPRQHGILAAMLHEARVERLADLREDPRFEGWPAAHPEMSDFLGLPIRDGDEVIGALFLANKNRETPRGGCGFTEEDEELLAILAQHAAIALTNARLYERSRELTIAEERSRLAHELHDAVSQKLFSLRLTAQAAAALVDRDPARAKGELQQVAALAAEAADELRAAVVELRPAALDEDGLVATLRTQIQVLDRAHSARVTFTTRGIRALPAAQEEAMLRVAQEGLHNALRHAWADHVHVTLDRRGSGAVLRITDDGTGFDPKAVRRAGRHLGLVSMRDRASGVGGRLTVESEPGKGTAIEMEVPGG; encoded by the coding sequence ATGAGTCAAGGCCCCAGGTCCGGCCTCGCCGCGGTGAGCGCCGCGCTGCTGGCCATGAGCAGGCATCTGGAGGTGCGCGACGTCCTGAAGACGATCGTCGCCTCGGCCCGCGAACTGCTCGACGCGCAGTACGCCGCCCTCGGCGTACCGGACGACCACGGGGGCTTCGCCCAGTTCGTGGTCGACGGGGTCAGCGACGAGCAGTGGCGGGCCATCGGCCCGCTCCCGCGCCAGCACGGCATCCTCGCCGCGATGCTGCACGAGGCCCGCGTCGAGCGCCTCGCGGACCTGCGCGAGGACCCGCGCTTCGAGGGCTGGCCCGCCGCCCACCCGGAGATGTCCGACTTCCTGGGCCTGCCGATCCGCGACGGCGACGAGGTCATCGGCGCCCTGTTCCTCGCGAACAAGAACCGCGAGACGCCCCGGGGCGGCTGCGGCTTCACCGAGGAGGACGAGGAACTGCTCGCCATCCTCGCCCAGCACGCCGCGATCGCCCTCACCAACGCCCGCCTCTACGAACGCAGCCGCGAGCTGACCATCGCCGAGGAGCGCTCCCGCCTCGCCCACGAACTGCACGACGCGGTCAGCCAGAAACTGTTCTCCCTGCGCCTGACCGCCCAGGCCGCCGCCGCCCTCGTCGACCGCGATCCGGCGCGCGCCAAGGGCGAACTGCAGCAGGTGGCCGCGCTCGCCGCCGAGGCCGCCGACGAACTGCGCGCCGCCGTCGTGGAGCTGCGCCCCGCCGCCCTCGACGAGGACGGCCTCGTGGCCACCCTCCGTACCCAGATCCAGGTCCTCGACCGCGCCCACAGCGCGCGCGTCACCTTCACCACCCGCGGTATCCGCGCCCTGCCGGCCGCGCAGGAGGAGGCCATGCTCCGCGTCGCCCAGGAAGGCCTGCACAACGCGCTGCGGCACGCGTGGGCGGACCACGTCCACGTCACCCTGGACCGCCGTGGCAGCGGTGCCGTCCTGCGCATCACCGACGACGGCACCGGCTTCGACCCGAAGGCGGTGCGCCGCGCGGGCCGCCATCTCGGCCTGGTCTCCATGCGGGACCGGGCGAGCGGGGTCGGCGGACGGCTGACGGTGGAATCGGAGCCCGGCAAGGGCACCGCGATCGAGATGGAGGTCCCCGGTGGCTGA
- a CDS encoding response regulator transcription factor, translating to MADAIKVLLVDDHQVVRRGLRTFLEVQDDIEVVGEAADGAEGVARAEELRPDVVLMDVKMPVMDGVEALRRLRELDNPARVLIVTSFTEQRTVVPALRAGAAGYVYKDVDPDALAGAIRSVHAGHVLLQPEVAGALLSQEENNSGQSRGTSLTEREREVLGLIADGRSNREIARALVLSEKTVKTHVSNILMKLDLADRTQAALWAVRHGVSG from the coding sequence GTGGCTGACGCAATCAAGGTGCTGCTCGTCGACGACCACCAGGTGGTCCGCCGGGGCCTGCGCACCTTTCTGGAGGTGCAGGACGACATCGAGGTCGTGGGCGAGGCGGCGGACGGCGCCGAGGGAGTCGCCCGCGCCGAGGAACTGAGGCCCGACGTCGTCCTCATGGACGTCAAGATGCCGGTCATGGACGGGGTCGAGGCGCTGCGCCGACTCCGCGAACTCGACAACCCCGCGCGCGTGCTGATCGTCACCAGCTTCACCGAGCAGCGCACGGTGGTCCCGGCGCTGCGCGCGGGCGCCGCCGGGTACGTCTACAAGGACGTGGACCCCGACGCTCTCGCCGGCGCCATCCGCTCGGTGCACGCCGGGCACGTCCTCCTCCAACCGGAGGTCGCGGGTGCCCTGTTGTCCCAGGAGGAGAACAACTCCGGCCAGAGCCGCGGAACGTCACTGACGGAGCGGGAGCGGGAGGTGCTCGGCCTGATAGCCGACGGCCGCTCGAACCGCGAGATCGCCCGGGCCCTGGTGCTCTCCGAGAAGACCGTCAAGACACATGTGTCGAACATCCTGATGAAGCTCGACCTGGCGGACCGCACCCAGGCCGCGCTGTGGGCCGTACGCCACGGCGTGAGCGGCTGA